One genomic window of Niveibacterium sp. SC-1 includes the following:
- a CDS encoding 5'/3'-nucleotidase SurE, which yields MKLKHLALGLSACALASPAFALNILLTNDDGLTSNVKALYEALKAKGHDVIVAVPCTGQSGMGAAVKYLTPLTPLSTSNADRTTGGCLNGAAAAGDPGAGKMTKSGFTGGDYFYANGTPVMATMYGLDVVAAARWGKAPDLVLSGPNEGQNVGGIVNGSGTVSNAQFSASRGLPSIALSADASTADNTGLANPASPTVAKLSVDLIDALVAKAGKGPLLPAGLALNVNFPKDLSNPVWAFTRFGSYNLYDLKFVADLSQDPTAKAVGLGSYPFPGVTISNTTAAPAADQTDNEAYVSQTKISVTAMQLGFEHRPQGQAWLRLRLRDLIK from the coding sequence GTGAAACTCAAGCACCTGGCCCTCGGCCTGTCCGCCTGCGCGCTGGCCTCCCCGGCCTTCGCCCTCAACATCCTGCTCACCAACGACGACGGACTGACCAGCAACGTCAAGGCGCTCTACGAAGCGCTCAAGGCCAAGGGCCACGATGTGATCGTCGCCGTGCCCTGCACCGGCCAGAGCGGCATGGGCGCCGCGGTGAAGTACCTGACGCCGCTCACCCCGCTTTCCACCAGCAACGCCGACCGCACGACCGGCGGTTGCCTCAACGGCGCCGCGGCTGCCGGTGACCCCGGTGCGGGCAAGATGACGAAGTCCGGTTTCACCGGCGGCGACTACTTCTACGCCAACGGCACGCCGGTGATGGCCACGATGTACGGTCTGGACGTGGTCGCCGCAGCACGCTGGGGCAAGGCGCCCGACCTGGTGCTCTCGGGCCCGAACGAAGGCCAGAACGTGGGCGGCATCGTCAATGGCTCGGGTACGGTCAGCAACGCGCAGTTCTCCGCGTCGCGCGGCCTGCCCTCGATCGCCCTCTCCGCCGACGCGAGCACCGCCGACAACACCGGCCTCGCCAATCCGGCCTCGCCGACCGTCGCCAAGCTCTCGGTCGACCTGATCGACGCGCTGGTTGCCAAAGCGGGCAAAGGCCCCCTGCTGCCGGCCGGCCTCGCGCTCAACGTGAACTTCCCCAAGGATCTGTCGAACCCGGTCTGGGCCTTCACCCGCTTCGGCAGCTACAACCTCTACGACCTGAAGTTCGTCGCCGACCTCTCGCAAGATCCGACCGCCAAGGCCGTGGGTCTGGGCAGCTATCCCTTCCCTGGCGTGACGATCAGCAACACGACGGCGGCACCGGCCGCCGACCAGACCGACAACGAAGCCTATGTCTCGCAGACCAAGATCTCCGTGACCGCGATGCAATTGGGCTTCGAGCATCGCCCCCAGGGTCAGGCCTGGCTGCGCCTGCGTCTGCGTGACCTGATCAAGTGA
- a CDS encoding TetR/AcrR family transcriptional regulator, translating into MSVSQTRADATRRTLLETTGEILASEGYAALSEEHLCARSGVSRGALRYHFPAGRYDLLPAFADSVVARQAQRIEALGELPARQRLYLVLMSMRDMPPSAPTVALLELWMASRGDRKLAELMRPIMDRAMSQMLGGSADPDDAEVLALRIVVHGASMLAFSPDFSTQRLHAAIAWLLERLPPPPELQERLAALNARRAR; encoded by the coding sequence ATGTCCGTTTCCCAGACCCGTGCCGACGCCACGCGCCGCACCTTGCTCGAGACGACCGGAGAGATCCTCGCGAGCGAGGGCTATGCCGCGTTGAGCGAGGAGCATCTGTGTGCGCGCAGCGGCGTGAGTCGGGGCGCGCTGCGCTACCACTTCCCGGCAGGCCGCTACGACCTGCTGCCCGCCTTTGCCGACAGCGTCGTGGCGCGCCAGGCCCAGCGCATCGAAGCGCTGGGCGAGCTGCCCGCGCGTCAACGGCTCTACCTGGTGTTGATGAGCATGCGCGACATGCCGCCTTCGGCGCCCACTGTCGCCTTGCTGGAGCTGTGGATGGCTTCGCGCGGCGACCGCAAGCTCGCCGAGCTGATGCGGCCGATCATGGACCGCGCGATGAGCCAGATGCTGGGCGGCAGCGCCGACCCGGACGACGCGGAGGTGCTGGCGCTGCGCATCGTCGTGCATGGCGCCAGCATGCTCGCCTTCAGCCCGGATTTCTCGACGCAGCGCCTCCATGCCGCGATCGCCTGGCTGCTCGAACGCCTGCCGCCACCGCCCGAACTGCAGGAGCGCCTGGCCGCGCTCAACGCGCGGCGCGCCCGCTAG
- a CDS encoding FAD-dependent oxidoreductase has protein sequence MYASQPSPSVVHRRDQVFPVLSGPQIDRLSRFGYARSYAAGEALFVAGQIGPGMVILRGGEAEIIQSNGLSRGDVIARQGPGQFIAEISQLAGRPALVDVRATIALDAVVIPAPGLRSLLVEEAELGERITRALILRRVALIESGTSGAVLVGAATSPTILRLQTFLRRNGHPYHHIDPAADAHPCPLIASFELGPQEALFVCADGSILRNPTEAEMARCLGLLDTQERTDLYDVAIIGAGPAGLATAVYAASEGLRVVVCDCRGPGGQAGASARIENYLGFPTGITGQALAGRAFVQAQKFGAEMLIPTEVTGLHYVCEDDRFVWHLALGDGRRVRSRTVVIATGARYRRLKVAGLADYEGRGIWYWASSLEARICQQQEVALVGGGNSAGQAAVYLAAHAQRVLMLVRGEGLAATMSRYLIDRIAATPNITLMPQREVTGLAGDAGSGLQAVTWTHRHDGSHEERGIRNLFLFAGAEPETACLAGSSIATDGGGFVLTGDAARPGGAGSPERDTLETSLPGAFAVGDVRSGSVKRVGGAIGEGAAVVAQIHRHLARQQTAVALH, from the coding sequence ATGTATGCATCCCAGCCTTCACCCTCCGTCGTGCACCGTCGGGACCAGGTCTTCCCGGTTCTTTCCGGCCCGCAGATCGATCGCCTCTCGCGCTTCGGTTACGCCCGCAGCTATGCCGCCGGAGAAGCCCTCTTTGTTGCCGGGCAGATCGGCCCGGGCATGGTGATCCTGCGCGGCGGCGAGGCGGAGATCATCCAGAGCAACGGTCTGTCGCGCGGCGACGTGATCGCACGCCAGGGCCCCGGCCAGTTCATCGCGGAAATCAGCCAGCTCGCCGGCCGGCCCGCACTCGTCGACGTGCGTGCCACCATCGCGCTCGATGCGGTGGTGATCCCCGCGCCGGGCCTGCGCAGTCTGCTGGTGGAGGAAGCCGAACTCGGCGAGCGCATCACGCGTGCGCTCATCCTGCGTCGCGTGGCCCTGATCGAATCGGGCACCAGCGGCGCGGTACTGGTCGGTGCCGCGACGAGTCCGACGATCCTGCGCCTGCAGACCTTCCTGCGGCGCAACGGCCATCCCTACCACCACATCGATCCGGCAGCCGACGCGCATCCCTGTCCGCTGATCGCCTCTTTCGAGCTGGGTCCGCAGGAAGCACTTTTCGTCTGTGCCGACGGCAGCATCCTGCGCAATCCCACTGAAGCCGAGATGGCGCGTTGCCTCGGCCTGCTCGACACCCAGGAACGCACCGACCTCTACGACGTAGCGATCATCGGCGCCGGCCCGGCCGGGCTGGCGACCGCGGTGTACGCGGCTTCCGAAGGCCTGCGCGTGGTGGTGTGCGACTGCCGCGGACCGGGCGGCCAGGCAGGCGCGAGTGCGCGCATCGAGAACTACCTCGGCTTTCCCACCGGCATCACCGGCCAGGCACTCGCGGGACGCGCCTTCGTGCAGGCGCAGAAGTTCGGCGCCGAGATGCTGATCCCCACCGAGGTCACCGGCCTGCACTACGTCTGCGAGGACGATCGTTTCGTCTGGCATCTGGCGCTCGGCGACGGTCGTCGGGTGCGTTCGCGCACCGTGGTGATTGCCACCGGCGCACGCTATCGGCGCCTCAAGGTCGCCGGCCTGGCCGACTACGAGGGACGCGGCATCTGGTACTGGGCGTCCTCGCTCGAAGCGCGCATCTGCCAGCAACAGGAAGTCGCGCTGGTCGGTGGTGGCAACTCGGCCGGCCAGGCGGCGGTGTATCTCGCGGCGCATGCGCAGCGCGTGCTGATGCTGGTGCGCGGCGAAGGGCTTGCCGCCACGATGTCGCGCTACCTGATCGACCGCATTGCGGCCACACCCAACATCACGCTGATGCCGCAGCGCGAAGTGACCGGGCTGGCGGGCGACGCGGGCAGCGGCCTCCAGGCGGTCACCTGGACGCACCGCCACGACGGCAGCCACGAGGAACGCGGCATCCGCAACCTCTTCCTCTTCGCCGGCGCCGAACCCGAGACCGCCTGTCTCGCAGGCAGCAGCATCGCCACCGACGGCGGTGGCTTCGTGCTCACCGGCGACGCGGCGCGCCCCGGCGGTGCGGGCTCGCCGGAGCGCGACACGCTGGAGACGAGCCTGCCGGGCGCCTTCGCCGTGGGCGATGTGCGCTCGGGTTCGGTCAAACGGGTGGGCGGCGCGATCGGCGAAGGCGCGGCGGTGGTTGCGCAGATCCATCGGCATCTGGCCCGCCAACAGACAGCCGTCGCGCTCCACTGA
- a CDS encoding FAD:protein FMN transferase → MRPALGCYVEIGVDAGAAEAALAQAFAVIGEIHERMSFQSPDSALSRLNRAGGARVRLDRRTLQVLRLAKTIGAASEGRFNCTVGGELIARGALPSLSTTVLGRGDHRDIVIDGESARLARPVAITLDGIAKGFAVDCAVRALQRAGARGGWVNAGGDLRVFGACALPVSARDTAGGLRPLGCLSHGALASSWVGGDMPAAQAFPAFIAGACDADAGEVFQVVARHAWRADALTKVAACTPRAQRAALVARLGAYLLESGPLPTMSSAPQ, encoded by the coding sequence ATGCGTCCCGCGCTGGGCTGCTATGTGGAGATCGGTGTCGATGCCGGCGCGGCGGAAGCCGCGCTCGCGCAGGCCTTCGCCGTGATCGGCGAGATCCATGAGCGGATGTCCTTCCAGTCGCCCGACAGCGCGCTGAGTCGCCTGAACCGGGCGGGTGGCGCCCGCGTGCGCCTCGATCGCCGGACGCTGCAGGTGCTGCGCCTGGCGAAGACGATCGGCGCCGCGAGCGAGGGACGTTTCAACTGCACCGTGGGTGGCGAGTTGATAGCGCGCGGTGCGCTGCCCTCGCTTTCCACGACCGTGCTCGGGCGCGGCGATCATCGCGACATCGTGATCGACGGCGAGTCCGCGCGTCTGGCGCGTCCGGTAGCCATCACGCTCGATGGCATCGCGAAGGGCTTCGCGGTCGATTGCGCAGTGCGGGCCCTGCAGCGCGCCGGGGCACGCGGCGGCTGGGTCAACGCGGGCGGAGACCTGCGGGTCTTCGGCGCTTGCGCGCTGCCGGTGAGCGCGCGCGACACGGCCGGAGGGCTGCGCCCGCTGGGCTGCCTGAGCCACGGCGCGCTGGCCAGCTCCTGGGTCGGCGGCGACATGCCGGCGGCGCAGGCCTTCCCGGCGTTCATCGCCGGCGCATGCGACGCGGACGCTGGCGAGGTCTTCCAGGTCGTCGCACGCCATGCCTGGCGCGCGGATGCGCTGACCAAGGTGGCAGCCTGTACGCCGCGGGCCCAGCGGGCCGCGCTCGTCGCCCGCCTCGGGGCTTACCTGCTAGAGTCCGGGCCTCTTCCGACCATGAGTTCCGCCCCGCAATGA
- a CDS encoding FMN-binding protein, translating to MSHRWVFAALALTPVAIVLPVHATVYMSAEASCAALFPEAARFDAITLDTTAAQQAALDQALGVTTKPRRVQGWAARDASGKLLGHVLVDEVIGKYELITYAVAFVASGEIKGVEVLAYRESHGQEIRLPSWRGQFVGKKTVAELSFGSGIKGISGATLSCRHVSEGIQRLSVLYTQVIAPR from the coding sequence ATGTCGCATCGCTGGGTCTTCGCGGCCCTCGCGCTCACGCCGGTGGCGATCGTGCTGCCGGTGCATGCGACCGTGTATATGAGCGCCGAGGCCTCGTGCGCGGCCCTCTTTCCGGAGGCCGCGCGCTTCGACGCGATCACCCTGGACACCACGGCCGCACAACAGGCCGCGCTGGACCAGGCCCTGGGCGTCACGACAAAGCCACGCCGGGTGCAGGGCTGGGCCGCGCGGGACGCCTCCGGCAAGCTGCTCGGCCATGTGCTGGTCGACGAGGTGATCGGCAAATACGAGCTGATCACCTACGCGGTGGCCTTCGTCGCCAGCGGCGAGATCAAGGGTGTCGAGGTGCTCGCCTACCGTGAATCGCACGGGCAGGAGATCCGTCTGCCGTCCTGGCGCGGCCAGTTCGTGGGCAAGAAGACGGTCGCCGAACTGAGCTTCGGCAGCGGCATCAAGGGCATCTCGGGCGCGACGCTCTCCTGCCGTCATGTAAGCGAAGGCATCCAGCGCCTGAGCGTGCTCTACACGCAGGTGATCGCGCCGCGCTGA